The following are from one region of the Nostoc cf. commune SO-36 genome:
- a CDS encoding DoxX family protein: protein MNKHKETLRVILAISIIVVGVTHFVVPGEYVKIVPPQLPYPLGLVYLSGFYEILGGIGLLVPPVSQAAAWGLLALFIAVYPANIYMAANLIKIEHIPNSPWVHVVRLPLQAVLIAWAWWYTKSSVGEKQASKLKIF from the coding sequence ATGAATAAGCATAAGGAAACATTACGTGTCATCCTGGCAATATCAATAATTGTGGTTGGAGTGACACACTTTGTTGTTCCAGGAGAATATGTCAAAATTGTGCCGCCACAACTACCTTACCCTTTAGGATTAGTTTATCTCAGTGGCTTTTATGAAATTTTGGGTGGTATCGGGTTATTAGTTCCGCCTGTAAGTCAAGCTGCTGCTTGGGGACTTCTTGCTCTTTTTATTGCTGTTTACCCTGCCAATATTTACATGGCGGCTAATCTGATTAAGATTGAACATATACCAAATTCACCTTGGGTACACGTAGTTAGACTGCCTTTGCAAGCCGTTTTAATTGCTTGGGCTTGGTGGTACACAAAATCTTCGGTTGGGGAAAAACAAGCTTCTAAGCTAAAAATCTTTTAA
- a CDS encoding DEAD/DEAH box helicase has translation MSHAFSRLAPFIQEYIYHHQWTELRPVQIAACQVIFDTDAHLLVTAATAAGKTEAAFLPVLTLLHENPTATVGVLYISPIKALINDQFERLNDLLKEADIPVWHWHGDVSQTRKNKLLKNPQGILQITPESLESLLINKNNDLLRLFGDLRFVIIDEIHAFMGSERGCQIICQLQRLAKLTQKQPRRIGLSATLGDYSIAEEWLRSGTDKPVVTPKIDGIKRQIKLAVEHFYITDEVDESEVKADEKYIFNLSKSRKCLIFANNRTRTESVIASLRQIATEQGLPDIYHVHHGSISASLRQAAENAMREPSNPAVTAATLTLELGIDIGHLERVIQLESPLSVASFLQRLGRSGRRGEAADMRFVCAEDKPLPEASLPEQIPWQLLQCIAIIQLYFEEQWIEPIRPIKYPLSLLYHQTMSILTAAEEISANALAKQIFSLSPFAAISKEDLQLLLRYLIDIGHIQHTEQGKLILGLAGEKVVRKFQFYAVFAEQQEYIVKQGTTAIGSIVTPLPVGNQFALAGRTWEVVEVDFKKKAIFVKQAEGKASIYWRGGSGTIHTRVLQRMQQVLFENIEYSYLQKNALERLGTVRQLVQQVELDKHNIVQLEKGKCCIFPWMGTVAYRTLERLLNSYCRESLEITSIGGVNPYYLTVKLGKNKLKYLYSEIASLCEQRITSEDLVSTSEAPEIQKYDEFLPHPLLRRAFANDYLDMRELKQQVAMWRE, from the coding sequence ATGAGCCATGCCTTTAGCCGACTTGCACCCTTCATCCAAGAATATATTTATCATCACCAATGGACTGAATTACGACCAGTTCAAATTGCCGCTTGTCAAGTTATATTTGACACTGATGCTCACTTGTTAGTTACTGCTGCAACTGCTGCCGGAAAAACAGAAGCAGCTTTTTTGCCAGTTTTGACTCTATTACATGAAAACCCTACTGCCACTGTCGGCGTATTATATATTAGTCCAATCAAAGCTTTAATTAACGATCAATTTGAGCGTCTCAACGATTTACTCAAAGAAGCAGATATTCCAGTTTGGCACTGGCATGGTGATGTTTCCCAAACTCGAAAAAACAAACTTTTAAAGAATCCTCAAGGCATTTTACAAATTACACCAGAATCTTTAGAAAGTTTGTTAATTAACAAAAATAACGACCTACTTCGCTTGTTTGGTGATTTAAGATTTGTTATCATTGATGAAATTCACGCCTTTATGGGTTCAGAACGTGGTTGTCAAATTATTTGCCAATTACAACGTTTAGCGAAGTTAACGCAAAAACAACCGCGCCGTATTGGTTTGTCGGCAACTCTTGGTGATTACTCAATAGCTGAAGAGTGGTTGCGTTCAGGAACAGATAAGCCAGTCGTTACACCAAAAATTGACGGTATAAAACGGCAAATAAAACTAGCTGTAGAACATTTTTATATTACTGATGAAGTAGATGAATCAGAGGTAAAAGCTGACGAAAAATATATTTTTAACCTTAGCAAGTCTCGCAAATGCCTGATATTTGCTAATAATCGCACGCGTACCGAATCTGTAATTGCATCTTTGCGACAAATTGCCACAGAACAAGGACTACCAGATATATATCATGTACATCATGGGAGTATATCTGCTAGCTTGCGGCAAGCTGCTGAAAATGCCATGCGTGAACCCAGCAATCCAGCAGTTACCGCCGCTACCTTGACTCTAGAATTAGGCATAGATATCGGTCATTTAGAGCGAGTAATTCAGTTAGAATCACCTTTATCTGTAGCCAGTTTTTTACAACGCTTGGGACGCAGTGGCAGAAGAGGTGAAGCTGCTGATATGCGCTTTGTCTGTGCTGAAGATAAGCCATTACCAGAAGCTTCTTTACCAGAACAAATACCTTGGCAACTTTTGCAGTGTATCGCCATCATTCAACTTTATTTTGAAGAACAATGGATTGAACCAATTAGACCAATTAAATATCCTTTGAGTTTGCTTTATCACCAAACAATGAGTATTTTGACAGCAGCAGAGGAAATTTCAGCTAATGCCCTAGCTAAACAAATTTTTAGTCTATCGCCCTTTGCGGCGATTTCCAAAGAGGATTTACAACTATTACTGCGCTATTTAATTGATATTGGTCATATTCAGCATACTGAACAAGGTAAATTAATTCTGGGTTTAGCAGGAGAGAAGGTGGTGAGAAAATTTCAGTTTTATGCTGTCTTTGCTGAACAGCAAGAATATATTGTTAAGCAAGGTACAACAGCAATTGGCAGTATTGTTACGCCACTTCCTGTTGGCAATCAATTTGCTTTAGCTGGGAGAACTTGGGAAGTCGTAGAAGTTGACTTTAAAAAGAAGGCTATTTTTGTTAAACAAGCTGAAGGTAAAGCTAGTATTTATTGGCGCGGTGGTAGTGGTACTATTCATACCAGAGTTTTGCAACGAATGCAGCAAGTTTTATTTGAGAATATCGAGTATAGTTACTTGCAAAAAAATGCTTTAGAACGTTTAGGTACGGTTCGCCAATTAGTTCAGCAAGTTGAATTAGATAAGCACAATATTGTGCAATTAGAAAAAGGTAAATGCTGCATTTTTCCTTGGATGGGTACAGTTGCTTATCGCACCTTAGAAAGGTTACTCAATTCCTACTGTCGGGAATCATTGGAAATTACAAGTATTGGTGGCGTAAATCCCTATTATTTGACAGTTAAATTAGGCAAAAATAAATTGAAATATCTTTATAGTGAAATTGCTTCATTGTGCGAACAAAGAATTACCTCAGAAGATTTAGTCAGTACTTCCGAAGCACCAGAAATTCAAAAATATGATGAATTTCTTCCTCATCCACTTTTACGAAGAGCTTTTGCTAACGATTATTTGGATATGAGGGAACTTAAACAGCAAGTGGCGATGTGGAGAGAATAA
- a CDS encoding type II toxin-antitoxin system VapC family toxin, with protein MYLLDTNHCSFLMEGVPSVVNHLRSLGQVQLATSVIVAGELHFMAQNSHQKAANLIKINAFLKRINLYGIDKETTEIYGDFKSEIIKQFGPKEKNKRKTTKLNTIGISENDLWIAATVLRHSLTLVSSDSDFERMRQVREISWESWV; from the coding sequence ATGTATCTGTTAGATACTAATCACTGTTCCTTCTTGATGGAAGGTGTGCCTAGCGTTGTAAATCACTTGCGATCGCTTGGTCAGGTACAATTAGCAACCAGTGTTATTGTTGCTGGTGAGTTGCACTTTATGGCACAAAACTCACATCAAAAAGCTGCTAATTTAATAAAAATCAATGCATTTCTCAAACGAATTAACCTATACGGGATCGACAAAGAAACAACAGAAATCTACGGTGATTTTAAATCAGAAATTATCAAACAATTCGGCCCAAAAGAAAAAAATAAACGTAAAACAACCAAACTAAATACCATAGGCATTAGTGAAAATGACCTCTGGATAGCTGCTACAGTTCTACGTCATTCATTGACTCTTGTTTCATCTGATAGTGACTTTGAGCGAATGCGACAAGTAAGAGAAATTTCTTGGGAAAGTTGGGTGTAA
- a CDS encoding DUF1338 domain-containing protein has protein sequence MTNKIALNLWKLLWQEYSARVNHARTYQQMITAAGGTVANDHIAFRSLRLLVDTPQGEVNLGIDYLAQLAEALGYVAAGEYTFPQTHLYARYYRHPQQEEFNLPKLFISELIVDELPTDIAQLIIKTVSSIPNELTLPLNFLQKDSNIETIAKQLQQVFTRPWLPPQRSVIEEVNQITQYGAWVLLHGYAVNHFTGYVNGQNTPKYPDIETTADGLANLGVPMKAEIEGNVACGLRQTATQAVTEMVTVLDDNSGAEIQIPWTYAYYEIAQRYLIDVEPGKQILFDAFLGSNAQQLFEMTRLSNTNSV, from the coding sequence ATGACAAATAAAATAGCCCTTAATTTATGGAAATTACTTTGGCAAGAATACAGCGCCAGGGTAAATCATGCTCGTACTTACCAGCAAATGATTACTGCTGCGGGTGGGACTGTCGCCAACGACCACATCGCCTTTCGCTCATTGCGTTTATTAGTAGATACTCCACAGGGTGAAGTTAACTTAGGAATTGACTATCTCGCACAACTTGCAGAAGCTTTGGGTTACGTGGCGGCTGGAGAGTATACTTTTCCTCAAACTCATTTGTACGCCCGTTATTATCGTCATCCGCAGCAAGAGGAATTTAACTTACCCAAGCTGTTTATTAGTGAGTTAATTGTCGATGAATTGCCTACCGATATTGCCCAACTCATCATTAAAACAGTATCTTCAATCCCAAACGAACTGACTTTACCCCTTAATTTTCTACAAAAAGACTCGAATATTGAAACCATCGCCAAACAACTCCAGCAAGTTTTCACCCGCCCTTGGCTACCTCCCCAGCGTTCTGTTATTGAAGAGGTGAATCAGATTACTCAGTATGGGGCTTGGGTGTTGCTGCACGGATATGCTGTCAACCACTTTACAGGCTACGTTAATGGACAGAATACTCCAAAATATCCAGACATTGAGACTACCGCCGATGGTTTGGCTAATCTGGGTGTACCAATGAAAGCAGAGATAGAGGGAAATGTTGCTTGTGGTTTGCGGCAAACTGCAACTCAAGCAGTAACAGAAATGGTGACGGTGTTAGATGATAACAGTGGTGCAGAAATTCAAATCCCTTGGACTTACGCCTACTATGAAATTGCCCAGCGTTATCTAATAGATGTAGAACCTGGAAAGCAGATACTTTTTGATGCTTTTTTAGGAAGTAATGCCCAGCAATTGTTTGAAATGACTCGTCTATCTAATACCAATTCTGTATGA
- a CDS encoding DUF2808 domain-containing protein — MRLTTLFGITLSLAIGIGEVTLPMTQAVQLRNGLVYFVQPPTLVNATTTYNEVNVWGATYYFTINVPENAGESLQKVTIAQKEGSENIRYNLDDTRAFVGTRNRKETQLKLGPVTNERDTRTVSINFDPPVTPGQTITIALRPVNNPSFSGVYLLGVTAFPVGEKSHGQFLGFGRFQFYSNRGSW, encoded by the coding sequence ATGCGCCTTACAACTTTGTTTGGAATAACACTCTCGTTAGCAATAGGTATTGGAGAAGTTACGCTGCCGATGACTCAAGCTGTGCAGCTTAGAAATGGACTAGTCTATTTTGTCCAACCGCCAACACTTGTTAACGCGACAACTACTTACAATGAGGTGAATGTTTGGGGCGCAACTTATTATTTCACTATCAATGTGCCGGAGAATGCTGGAGAATCGCTCCAGAAGGTAACGATCGCACAAAAAGAGGGATCAGAAAATATCCGCTACAATCTTGATGATACCCGTGCATTTGTCGGCACACGCAATCGCAAAGAAACGCAACTGAAACTAGGCCCAGTCACAAACGAGCGCGACACACGCACGGTTTCTATAAACTTTGATCCTCCTGTAACTCCAGGACAGACAATTACCATCGCCCTTCGCCCTGTAAATAATCCGAGCTTTTCTGGTGTTTACTTATTGGGTGTTACTGCATTCCCTGTGGGTGAAAAATCTCACGGTCAATTTCTTGGCTTTGGACGATTCCAGTTTTATAGCAATAGGGGAAGCTGGTGA
- a CDS encoding GUN4 domain-containing protein, whose product MDEWLFPSRKANLTEVILASDVGVNYQNLENLLKAGQWKTADQETTRVMLKVAKREQEGWLNYESIEKFPCTDLRTIDQLWVKYSNGHFGFSVQKRIWLECGGKVDYKTECLLGDRLGWRKNGDWLDHDHKDYNYSLDATQGHLPFPPVPPIGTTKALTLHEEIGTLLSRPDL is encoded by the coding sequence ATGGATGAGTGGTTGTTTCCTTCTCGCAAGGCTAATCTAACAGAAGTAATATTAGCTTCAGATGTGGGGGTAAATTACCAAAATCTAGAAAATTTACTCAAAGCGGGTCAATGGAAAACAGCAGACCAAGAAACCACCAGAGTCATGCTGAAAGTAGCCAAAAGAGAACAGGAAGGCTGGCTTAATTATGAATCCATTGAAAAGTTTCCCTGCACAGACTTACGCACAATTGACCAATTGTGGGTAAAATACAGCAATGGTCATTTTGGCTTTAGCGTACAAAAACGCATTTGGCTAGAATGCGGTGGCAAAGTAGATTATAAAACGGAGTGTCTTTTGGGCGATCGCTTAGGCTGGCGCAAAAACGGAGACTGGCTAGACCATGACCATAAAGACTACAACTATTCGCTAGACGCTACCCAGGGGCATCTCCCTTTCCCTCCAGTCCCTCCTATAGGGACAACCAAAGCTCTGACACTCCATGAGGAGATAGGTACACTTCTCTCGCGTCCAGACTTGTAA
- a CDS encoding serine/threonine protein kinase, with translation MTWASGQKLHRDRYEIKQQLGQGNFAITYLAEHRDGKNVVIKTLDSNLLNQLSNEDRDRLNSGFADESRKLAICKHPNIVQVIDTFEEGDLKCMVMEHILGDNLAKIVQPRGFLPEKEAVDYIQQIGKALIVVHEQGFLHRDVKPENIILRSGTHQVVLINFDLARRFVDNPVSSRGNLVDKFTPIELYSNSPKQQAQRKPWTDIYSLAATLYFLLTGKQPESAIERQDNNKRLIPPQELNDKISDRVNDAILHAMQLQPDNRPETVEDWLKELGFKTAAFSLPKLLWTQPLWAWILEIMGVLALFAALISGVKDGTDLFKDWFPDKSAPTNPPTQQTPSSSAKPQNR, from the coding sequence ATGACTTGGGCATCTGGACAAAAGTTACACCGCGATCGGTATGAAATTAAGCAACAGTTAGGACAGGGTAACTTCGCTATTACTTATCTTGCTGAGCATCGGGATGGCAAGAATGTTGTGATTAAAACATTGGATTCCAATTTGCTGAATCAATTAAGTAACGAAGACCGCGATCGCTTAAACTCAGGTTTTGCAGATGAATCCCGTAAACTAGCAATATGCAAACATCCGAATATTGTCCAAGTCATTGATACCTTCGAGGAAGGTGATTTAAAATGCATGGTCATGGAGCATATTCTAGGAGATAATTTAGCCAAGATTGTCCAACCGCGAGGATTTCTCCCTGAAAAAGAGGCTGTAGATTATATTCAACAAATTGGTAAAGCACTCATAGTAGTGCATGAACAAGGATTTTTACATCGAGATGTGAAACCAGAAAATATCATTTTGCGGTCGGGTACGCATCAGGTTGTTTTGATAAACTTCGACTTAGCACGAAGATTCGTTGATAACCCAGTATCAAGTCGCGGTAACTTGGTTGACAAATTTACACCAATTGAACTATATTCCAACTCTCCTAAACAACAGGCGCAACGTAAACCTTGGACTGATATTTATTCTCTTGCGGCAACTTTATATTTTTTATTAACAGGAAAACAGCCAGAAAGTGCTATTGAGCGCCAAGATAACAATAAGCGTTTAATTCCACCTCAAGAATTGAACGATAAAATTAGCGATCGCGTCAATGATGCCATTCTCCACGCAATGCAACTACAACCAGATAACCGTCCCGAAACAGTAGAAGACTGGTTAAAAGAATTGGGTTTCAAAACAGCAGCTTTTTCTCTTCCCAAACTTCTTTGGACACAACCCTTGTGGGCGTGGATATTAGAGATTATGGGTGTATTAGCGTTATTCGCAGCCTTGATATCAGGAGTCAAAGACGGCACAGATTTATTCAAAGATTGGTTCCCAGACAAATCAGCACCTACCAATCCCCCAACACAACAAACGCCATCATCTTCTGCTAAACCACAAAATAGGTAA
- a CDS encoding acetyl ornithine aminotransferase family protein has protein sequence MLSIPINLNLPRTPHLVTSLPGPRAQAIVQRDRAVTSPSYTRDYPLVVSRGQGCMVEDVDGNVFLDMTAGIAVTATGHAHPEVVKAIQEQSARLLHMSGTDFYYEPMVELAEQLAIRAPFPQLHSNSAFPAKVFFTNSGAESNEGAIKLARYYTKRSLIVAFLGAFHGRTYGAMSLTGSKTVQRANFGLLVPGVTHIPYGTHASLDYLEQQLFSTILPPQEVAAIVVEAIQGEGGYIVPEDGFLQRIREICDRHGILMVVDEVQAGMGRTGRLFAIEHWGVMPDIITTAKGIASGLPLGAILARPELMTWPPGSHATTFGGNPVACAAGIATLRLLESGLMSNATQMGELLQASLTQLHQRFPRVSLPRGKGLMVAVDLLDEQGNLDHKLRDRIIQEAFLRGLLLLGCGKAAIRFCPPLVIDSDQIHIALHIISEILSS, from the coding sequence ATGTTAAGTATTCCTATTAACTTAAATTTACCTCGTACACCCCATTTAGTAACTTCCTTACCTGGGCCTCGCGCTCAAGCAATTGTACAACGCGATCGCGCCGTAACTTCTCCTTCTTACACCCGTGATTACCCGTTAGTTGTATCTCGCGGTCAAGGCTGTATGGTAGAAGATGTTGATGGTAATGTATTTCTGGATATGACCGCAGGTATTGCCGTTACAGCCACCGGACACGCTCACCCGGAAGTTGTCAAAGCAATCCAAGAACAGTCGGCGCGTCTGTTGCACATGTCAGGGACGGATTTTTATTATGAACCGATGGTGGAATTAGCGGAACAATTAGCGATTCGCGCCCCTTTTCCTCAACTACACAGTAACAGTGCATTCCCCGCAAAAGTATTTTTCACCAATTCCGGGGCAGAGTCAAACGAAGGAGCAATTAAACTAGCTAGATATTACACCAAGCGATCGCTAATCGTAGCATTCTTGGGTGCATTTCACGGACGCACTTATGGGGCAATGTCTCTCACTGGTTCCAAAACAGTCCAGCGAGCTAATTTTGGGCTTTTAGTTCCTGGGGTGACACATATACCTTATGGCACTCACGCTAGCTTAGATTACTTGGAACAACAGCTATTTAGCACAATTTTACCACCGCAAGAAGTAGCGGCGATCGTCGTCGAAGCGATTCAAGGAGAAGGTGGGTATATCGTCCCCGAAGATGGTTTTTTGCAACGAATTCGGGAGATATGCGATCGCCACGGTATTCTGATGGTAGTGGATGAAGTGCAAGCGGGGATGGGGCGGACTGGTCGCTTATTTGCGATCGAGCATTGGGGTGTGATGCCTGATATCATTACTACTGCTAAAGGTATCGCCAGTGGTTTGCCCTTGGGAGCGATACTTGCCAGACCTGAGTTAATGACTTGGCCTCCCGGTTCTCACGCGACTACATTTGGTGGTAATCCCGTAGCTTGTGCTGCTGGTATTGCCACACTGCGATTGCTAGAAAGTGGTTTAATGAGCAACGCTACGCAAATGGGAGAATTATTACAAGCTAGTCTTACCCAGTTGCATCAAAGATTTCCCAGAGTATCGTTGCCACGAGGTAAGGGTTTGATGGTAGCGGTGGATTTATTGGATGAACAGGGTAATCTTGATCATAAATTACGCGATCGCATTATTCAAGAAGCTTTTTTACGCGGTTTATTATTGCTAGGTTGCGGTAAAGCAGCAATTCGTTTCTGTCCCCCTCTAGTTATCGACAGCGACCAAATTCACATAGCCCTTCACATTATCAGCGAGATTTTAAGTTCTTAA
- a CDS encoding serine/threonine-protein kinase codes for MFWQDGQLIYNGKYKIEKYLGGGGFALTYQAMHTKLNRRVVIKTPNISVQRDPDYPKYVERFKKEAQMLAMCCTDSHPHIVQVFDFFIEENGRYCLEMQYIAGESLWEYVQRQGKLPETEAVKYIRQMGLALVEVHKKGVFHLDVTPPNIMLNFNSGIPNSGKAVLIDFGIAGDMSPPSTLSRSFGNKAFAPYELIHKGIRHPTVDIYCLAGSLYYAITGQRPTNSFNRKYEQEELVPPKQLVPSLSDAVNEAILQGMALEAKIDPRQWMSGCFLLARLI; via the coding sequence ATGTTCTGGCAAGACGGACAGCTAATATACAACGGCAAATACAAAATAGAAAAATACTTGGGTGGTGGTGGTTTTGCACTTACCTACCAAGCAATGCATACCAAGCTAAACCGCCGAGTCGTGATCAAAACCCCTAACATCAGCGTTCAACGAGATCCAGACTATCCCAAGTATGTTGAACGCTTCAAAAAAGAAGCACAGATGCTAGCAATGTGTTGTACAGACTCACATCCCCATATTGTGCAAGTATTCGACTTTTTTATTGAAGAAAATGGTCGCTACTGCTTAGAAATGCAATATATAGCAGGCGAGAGTTTATGGGAATACGTGCAACGCCAAGGGAAATTACCCGAAACTGAAGCTGTAAAATACATCCGTCAAATGGGTTTAGCTTTGGTAGAGGTACATAAAAAAGGAGTTTTTCATCTTGATGTCACTCCTCCCAATATTATGCTTAATTTTAATTCAGGGATTCCTAACTCTGGCAAAGCGGTGTTGATAGATTTTGGTATTGCCGGCGATATGTCCCCACCAAGTACCCTGTCTAGGTCTTTTGGTAACAAAGCATTCGCACCTTATGAGTTAATACACAAGGGAATCCGTCACCCAACAGTTGATATTTACTGTTTAGCTGGATCTTTGTACTATGCCATTACTGGACAACGCCCCACCAATTCATTTAACCGCAAGTATGAACAAGAGGAGTTAGTACCACCAAAGCAACTTGTCCCTAGTCTTAGTGATGCTGTAAATGAAGCGATTCTCCAAGGTATGGCATTAGAGGCAAAGATCGACCCCAGACAATGGATGAGTGGTTGTTTCCTTCTCGCAAGGCTAATCTAA
- a CDS encoding DUF2281 domain-containing protein, giving the protein MTIKEQINQELEKLPEPLLQEILDFVQFLQVKHEKNSISSDTQPAQTLITEHTLTGSTAEDLLEFVGSWEGSDIRECLQLVHDSRIPLEF; this is encoded by the coding sequence ATGACCATTAAAGAACAAATTAACCAAGAATTAGAAAAATTACCTGAACCCCTATTACAAGAAATTTTAGACTTTGTACAATTTTTGCAAGTCAAACATGAAAAAAATAGTATATCTTCAGATACCCAACCTGCTCAAACGCTCATAACAGAGCATACCTTAACAGGTTCTACTGCTGAAGATTTATTAGAATTTGTGGGCAGTTGGGAAGGTTCAGATATTAGAGAATGCCTGCAACTAGTTCATGACAGTCGGATACCTCTAGAATTTTAA
- a CDS encoding sensor histidine kinase, which translates to MKISTKFFTGSAVSVGLIIAILVGNTVAVQQIRQTIREKSNQTTETIKVALTAKNALKSEIIELKDIVLLKNKDTEMVKYSKQFLDSLDKLERLMPDATEIAVIRRRHQFIRQLTNQLINWNYSDTSLADSQQYFRAINSFDRDIELFLSQLIKHANQQNLLVEDELENLYQVQIIISFVVVQVILILFIGKFIVIWHPTIKSLQKLQAGTAEIAAGNLDYRLDIQTGDEVEDLAKSFNYMSLKLVESRETLMKNTELTQMNQRLELEIYERKQAESELQKALHELQSTQAQLIQTEKMSSLGQLVAGVAHEINNPVNFISGNIVHASEYTQHLLELIRLYQEEFPDSGEKIQEKVEEIDLEFMLDDLPKILKSMTMGSKRIQQIVLSLRTFSHLDEADMKEVNIHEGIDSTLLILQNRLKAKPEHPKIEIIKEYGELPLVECYAGQLNQVFMNVISNAIDALNMFNVQRSWQEIESNPSKIIITTKLVNHNRVAVRIADNGSGMTQEVKNKLFDPFFTTKPVGQGTGLGLSISYQIVVQKHSGVLRCESEVGKGTEFWIEIPLHQVGKSVKSNGFQLPADSQ; encoded by the coding sequence ATCAAACTACCGAAACTATAAAAGTTGCTCTGACTGCGAAAAATGCCTTGAAGTCTGAAATTATTGAACTCAAAGATATTGTCTTACTTAAGAATAAAGACACAGAAATGGTCAAGTATTCAAAACAGTTTCTAGACTCCCTCGACAAATTAGAACGCTTAATGCCAGATGCTACAGAAATTGCAGTGATTCGTCGTCGTCACCAGTTTATTCGCCAGTTGACAAATCAACTAATCAACTGGAATTACAGTGACACTTCTTTAGCAGATTCCCAGCAGTATTTTAGAGCCATCAATTCCTTTGATAGAGACATTGAGTTGTTCCTCAGTCAGTTGATTAAACATGCAAATCAGCAGAACCTCCTGGTTGAAGATGAGCTAGAAAACTTATATCAAGTACAGATAATTATCTCATTTGTAGTTGTGCAAGTGATTCTAATTTTATTTATTGGTAAATTTATAGTGATTTGGCATCCAACAATTAAGTCTTTGCAAAAATTACAAGCAGGAACAGCAGAGATTGCCGCCGGAAATCTAGATTACCGTTTAGATATTCAGACAGGGGATGAAGTCGAAGACCTTGCTAAGTCATTTAACTATATGTCACTTAAGCTAGTTGAATCTCGTGAAACCCTGATGAAGAACACTGAATTAACCCAAATGAATCAACGTCTAGAGTTGGAAATTTATGAACGCAAACAGGCAGAATCAGAGCTTCAGAAAGCTTTACATGAACTCCAAAGCACTCAAGCTCAATTGATTCAAACTGAGAAAATGTCTAGTCTGGGCCAGCTTGTGGCAGGGGTTGCACACGAAATTAATAACCCAGTTAACTTTATTTCTGGCAATATCGTTCACGCTAGTGAATACACTCAACACCTGCTAGAACTAATACGTCTTTACCAAGAAGAGTTCCCAGATTCTGGAGAGAAAATTCAGGAAAAGGTTGAGGAAATCGATTTAGAATTTATGCTAGACGATTTGCCCAAAATCCTCAAGTCAATGACAATGGGATCTAAACGAATTCAGCAGATTGTTTTATCTTTACGTACCTTTTCTCATCTGGATGAAGCAGATATGAAAGAGGTTAATATTCACGAAGGAATTGATAGTACATTGCTGATTTTGCAGAATCGATTGAAAGCCAAGCCAGAGCATCCAAAAATTGAAATTATCAAAGAGTATGGCGAGTTACCTTTAGTAGAATGCTATGCAGGGCAGTTAAATCAAGTGTTTATGAATGTGATTAGTAATGCTATCGATGCTCTTAATATGTTCAATGTTCAACGTTCTTGGCAAGAGATTGAGAGCAATCCTAGTAAGATTATAATTACTACTAAACTTGTTAATCATAACCGAGTAGCAGTGAGAATTGCAGATAATGGGTCAGGTATGACCCAAGAGGTAAAAAATAAACTATTTGATCCATTTTTTACTACTAAACCTGTGGGACAGGGAACAGGGTTAGGCTTATCAATTAGCTATCAGATTGTGGTGCAGAAACACTCTGGAGTACTACGGTGTGAATCAGAAGTGGGCAAAGGAACCGAGTTTTGGATTGAGATTCCTTTGCATCAGGTGGGGAAATCGGTAAAATCTAACGGATTTCAATTGCCGGCTGATTCGCAATAA